CCGCCCGCGCAGATCGCGGCCCATCAGGCCGTCCAGCCGGAAGTCGAAGTTACGGGTGCGGGTGGTGGCCCGGACGATCCGCCGGTTGACGGCCAGCGCCAGCGCCCAGGCGAATTCGGCGACCGCGTAGGGGGAGTAGCAGGAGACCCGGCCGATGCTCATCCCGAGGTCGGCCGCGGCCTCCAGGTCGATGTTGTTGAAGCCCGTGGAGCGCTGGGCGATCAGCTTCGTCCCGCCGGCCGCGAGGGCCTGCAGGACGTCCGCGCCCAGATCGGCGTTGACGCTGGAGCTGACGATCTCGTAGCCGCGGGCGATGGGTGCGGTGTCGCGGTTGAGGAAGACATCCAGGCTGCGGACCTGGTGGCGGCCGGCGAAGGCCTTCGCCAGATACGGCCGCTCATCGGCCTGCACCCCGAAGGCGACGATCTCCACGAGCTCTCCCGTCTCTCCCGCCGGTGGTGCGCCCCGCCCAGGGGCGAGGGGCCGGATATCGCGATATCGCGCGTGTGCCGCATGCGACATACAGGGCGAATACGGCGAATATACGGCCCCTCGCCTGCGGGTGCCGCCCGGAGGCCCGGCGCCGGCTCAGCCGAAGAACACCCCGACCTCGGCGTAGCGCGCCGGATCGACGGTCTTCAGCCGGGCGGTCGCCTCCGCGATCGGCACCCGGACGATGTCCGTGCCGCGCAGCGCGACCATCTTCCCGAAGTCGCCGTCGCGTACCGCGTCGATGGCGTGCAGCCCGAAGCGGGTGGCCAGCCAGCGGTCGAAGGCGCTGGGGGTACCGCCGCGCTGGGTGTGCCCCAGGACCGTCGTCCGCGCTTCCTTGCCGGTCCGCGCCTCGATCTCCTTGGCCAGCCACTCCCCCACCCCGGACAGCCGGACATGGCCGAAGGAGTCGGTGGAGTCGTCCTTGAGCACCATCTGGCCGTCCTTGGGCATCGCGCCCTCGGCGACGACCACGATCGGGGCGTAGCGGACCTTGAAGCGGGAGTCGATCCACCGGCAGACCTGCTCGACGTCGAAGCGCTGCTCCGGGATGAGGATGACGTTCGCACCGCCGGCGAGCCCGGAGTGCAGCGCGATCCAGCCGGCGTGCCGGCCCATCACCTCGACGACCAGCACCCGCATATGGGATTCGGCGGTGGTGTGCAGCCGGTCGATGGCTTCGGTGGCGACGCCGACGGCGGTGTCGAAGCCGAAGGTGTAGTCCGTGGCGGACAGGTCGTTGTCGATGGTCTTGGGGACGCCGACGCAGGGGACGGCGTGTTCACCACAGAGCCGGGCGGCGACGCCGAGGGTGTCCTCCCCGCCGATCGCGATCAGCGCTTCGACCTCCTGCTTGGCGAGCGTTTCCCTGATCCGGCGGACGCCGTCCTTCTCCTTGAAGGGGTTGGTCCGCGAGGAGCCGAGGATGGTGCCGCCACGGGGGAGGATGCCGCGCACCGCCGGGATGTCCAGCGGGACCGTGTCGCCTTCCAGCGGCCCGCGCCAGCCGTCCCGGAAGCCGACGAACTCGTATCCGTACTCCTGGGTGCCCTTGCGGACGATCCCCCTGATCACTGCGTTCAGACCCGGGCAGTCGCCGCCGCCGGTCAGTACTCCGACCCGCATCGCTGCTTCACCTACCTCCCGACAGTGGCCGCGCACGGCCGTGTGTGAGCCGACGCCGGTCACGCTAATGGTGATCTGGGTCACTCCGGGATGGGACAAACGGCGAAGTCCGTGATTTACCGGGGAGTTGGCAGGGGGTGTTCACCCGTACGGGCGGCTTCCTCCGGGTGGCGGCCGGGGCGGATCGTGCGCGCCCCGGCCACGCCTCGTCGAAACCGTGGCGTGACGCCTCGTCGAGGCCGCGGCTTCACCCCTCGTCGAGGCCGCGCTCTATCGCATAGCGCACCAGCTCCACGCGGTTGTGCAACTGGAGCTTGCCGAGGGTGTTCTGGACGTGGTTCTGCACCGTGCGATGCGAGATGACCAGCCGCTCGGCGATCTGCTTGTACGAGAGCCCCTTGGCGACCAGGCGCAGCACCTCGGTCTCCCGGTCCGTCAACTGGGGTGCGCCCACCTCGTCCGGCGCCGCCGGGGCCGGTTCGGTCGCCAGCCTGCGGTACTCGCCGAGTACCAGACCGGCCAGGCCCGGGGTGAACACCGCGTCACCGGCGGCCGTGCGCCGCACCGCGTCCAGCAGTTCGTCGGTGCTCGCCGACTTCAGCAGATAGCCGGTCGCCCCGGACTTGACCGCCTCCAGGACATCGGCGTGCTCCCCGCTCGCGGAGAGCACCAGCACCCGCAGCGCCGGATTGGCGCCGACCAGTTCCTGGCACACCCGTACACCGGGCAGCCCCGGCAGGTTGAGGTCGAGGACCAGCACATCGGGCCCCGCGGCCTGCGCCCTGCGCACCGCCTGGAGCCCGTCACCGGCCGTCGCGACCACCTCGCACCCGGCCTCCGCCAGGTCCCGTGCGACCGCGTCCCGCCACATCGGGTGGTCGTCGACCACCATGACCTTCAGCCCCTGCTCGCTCACGCTCCGCCCTTCCCCCGCTTTCCGCCCTCGGGCGCAGCGCCCTTGGGGACCGTCAACTCCACTTCCGTGCCCTGGCCGGGGACCGAGATCCACTCCGCGCTGCCGCCCAGGTCCCGCAGCCGGCCGCGGATCGACAGGGCCACCCCCAGACGGCCCTCGCGCTCGGCGTCCGCGAGCCGGCCCTCGGGGATGCCGGGGCCGTCGTCGCGGACCGTCACGATCACCGCGTGCGGTTCGTCCTCCACCAGGATCCATGCGTGGGCCTTCGCCCCCGCATGCACCCGTACATTGTCCAGCGTGGCACTGACAGCTGCCGCGAGCTCGGCCGCCGCGGCGGGCGGCAGCGCGACCGGGGCACCGGGTTCGGAGAAGGTGACACCGGCGCCCGCGTACGGCGCGAGCAGCGCCCGGACGTCGCACGGTCCGTCACCGGGCGGCGCCGGCACGGCCACCGCGGACGCCGCGGCCGGCTCCTCCGCGCGCTCGCCCGCCTGGTGCGGCACCAGCGCCCGGAGCGCGGGCGGCGGCACCAGCCCGCCGGCAACCAGGGTCCGCAGCGCGACCTCCTGCTCACCTGCCATCCGCCCGAGTTCGCTCGCCTCGCCGCCGATCTCGGCGCCGCGCCGCTGCACCATCGCCAGCACCTGCAGCACGCTGTCGTGGATGTCGCGGGCCAGCCGCTCCCGCTCCCGGGTGGCGGCCTCGATCTGCAGGGCGCGGGCGAGCGTGCGCTCACTGGAACGGGCCACCTCGACGACATAGCCGAGGCCGACGCTGGCCACCCACACCAGCACCACGTTGTGGATGGTGTCGCGGGCCAGCTCCTGGCGCTCGACGAGATTGGCCACCGCCACGATGGTGGAGGCCACCGCGGCCCAGCGCCAGCCGCCCTTGATCGCGAAGCCCAGGACCGCGCCCGCCGTCCAGATCGACGGCAGCGTCGGCCCGCCGCCCATGATGCGGGCGTGGGTGTCGACCACCAGCGTGAGCAGGATGCCGCCGATCGCGAAGCCGAGGTCGGCGACGAGGAAGTGCCGGGTGCAGCGCTCCGCCGAGGTGGTGCGCTGCCAGGTCAGCGCCGTCCAGACGGTCAGCGCGCCCATGTAGGCGGCGGCGCCCAGCGGATGGGCGTACTGCCGGTAGGAGAGCGCGACCAGGCACAGGGTGTAGACGAGGGTGAGGATCCGGTAGCCGGTGAGCGCGCGCCACAGCGGGAGCTCGACGGACATCCGCAGCACCTTGGGAGGGCGTTTGCCGTGGCGCCTGGCGGCCATGGCGGCGGCGCCCGCCGTGCCGGTGCCCGTATCCGTGCCCGTAACCGTCATTGCCGTCCCCCTCGCCGGGCGTGCTCACGCCCGGTCTCGGCCCTGCCCGTCTATTCGGCGGCCGCCTTCTTGGCCCGCTCCGCCTCGGCCTTCTTCTGTGCCTCGGCCTGTGCCGCCTCCGCCTTCGCCGCGTCGGCGATCTGCCGCTTGGCCGCCGTCGCGTAGATGTCGACGTACTCCTGGCCGGAGAGCTTCATGATCTCGTACATGACCTCGTCGGTGACCGACCGCAGGATGAAGCGGTCGCCCTCCATGCCCTGATAGCGGGTGAAGTCCAGCGGCTTGCCGATGCGGATGCCCGGCCGGATCATCTTCGGCACGATCTTGCCGGGTGGCTGCACCTTCTCGGTGTCGATCATCGCCACGGGGATGACCGGCGCCCCGGTGGCCAGCGCCACCCGCGCCAGACCGCCCGGCTTCCCGCGGTAGAGCCGGCCGTCCGGGGAGCGGGTGCCTTCCGGGTAGATGCCGAACAGCTCACCGCGCTCCAGCACCTCGATACCGCTCTTGATCGCCGCCTCGCCCGCGCCCCGGCCGCCCGAGCGGTCCACCGGCAGCTGGCCCACGCCCTTGAAGAACGCGGCGGTCAGCTTGCCCTTGACCCCCGGGGAGGTGAAGTACTCGGACTTCGCGATGAAGGTGACCTTGCGGTCGAGCACCGCGGGCAGGAAGAACGAGTCCGAGAAGGACAGGTGGTTGCTCGCGAGGATCGCCGGGCCCTCGGCGGGGATGTTCTCGATGCCTTCCACCCAGGGCCTGAAGGCAAGCTTCAGCGACCCGCCGATGGAAAACTTCATTGCGCCGTAGATCAACCGACTGCCTCCTGTGTGTGACGCAAAGACCTTAACCTGCCACGGTGGCCCCCTCGCGCCGCGGCTGCCGCCGGACCTATCCGCCCGCCGTCACTTTGCGTACCCTGAGGTAACTCGCCAGCCCCCCTCATCGATCGGAGTCCCCCGGTGCCGCTCCTTCCCGGAGCCGAGCCGTTCCGCCGTGACGGCGGAGAGGTCGGCGTCCTTGTGTGCCACGGCTTCACCGGCTCCCCTCAGTCCGTACGCCCCTGGGCCGAATACCTGGCCGACCAGGGGCTCACGGTCAGTCTGCCGCTGCTGCCCGGTCACGGCACCCGCTGGCAGGATCTGCAGATCACGACCTGGCAGGACTGGTACGCCGAGGTCGACCGCGAGCTGCGGGCGCTGACCGAGCGCTGCACCTCGGTCTTCGTCTGCGGCCTGTCGATGGGCGGCGCGCTGGCGCTGCGGCTGGCCGCCAAGCACGGCGACGCCATCAGCGGGGTGGCCGTGGTCAACCCCGCCAACAAGGTCCATGACGCGGCCGGGCCGCTGCTGCCGGTGCTGCGCCATCTCGTCCGGACGACCAAGGGGCTGACGAGCGACATCGCCAAGCCCGGCGCCGAGGAGGTCGGCTACGACCGGGTGCCGCTGCACGCCGCGTATTCGGTGCGCCGCTTCTTCCAGCAGGTCGACTCCGAACTCCCCGGTGTCACCCAGCCGTTGCTGGTGATGACCAGCCCGCAGGACCATGTCGTCCCGCCGGCGGACTCCGAGCGCATCCTCAGCCGGGTGTCCTCGACGGACGTCCGCCAGACGCTCCTGGAGCGCAGCTTCCACGTCGCCACCCTCGACCACGACGCGGAGCAGATCTTCCGGGAGACGGCCGCCTTCATCACCCGCCTCGCACCCGCGCGGCGGGCGGACGCGGCTTCGGAGGGGACGGCGGCCAGTGGCGGAGCGTAGCCCCCGCGACCCCCGGGACCCGCTGGACGAAGAGGCCGCCTGGGCCCAGATCGTGGCGGGCTACGGCGACCAGCCGTCGTTCCCCCCGGAAGACGGCGCCGACGGCACGGACGAACCGGCCGGGAACGGCGGCACGAAGAGGACCGCGGCGAACCCTCCGGAAGACGCGGGGGAGAGCGCCGCGGGGGACACCGGGAAGGACTCCACGGCGGGCTCTGCGGGCTCGACGGGCTCGACGGGCTCCGAAAAGGTCTCCCCGGCGGACCCCCCGGACGACTCCGGGAAGGACGGGCCCGGGGACGGCAGGGGCGACGCCCCCCGCCCGGGCAGCTTCGTCGTCTTCGCGCCGGGCGTCGGCCCCCGCAACTGGTCCCCCGCCGAGCCGTCCGACGACGACTTCGACGAGACCGACGAGGGCCACTTCACCCCGCCCGAGCCGCCCCCGCTGCCGCAGGCCGATGTCACCGCCAAGTTCGCCTGGATCGCGGTGATCGGCGGTCCGCTGCTGCTGGTGGCCATGGTGCTGCTGCAGCAGCCGGTGACCTGGTGGATCACGGTCCTGGGCATCGGCGGCTTCCTCGGCGGGTTCGCCACCCTGGTGGCCCGGATGAAGAACGACGACGAGGACGACGACGATCTGCCGGGCAGCGGCGCGGTGGTGTGAGTCAGCGGTGGAGTGAGTCGGCGGTGGTGTGCGTCAGCCCCCGGCCGGCACCCGCAGCGCGGCCAGCACCGGCAGATGGTCCGTCGCGGCGGTGAGGTCGCTCTCCCGTACCCCCGGCAGGCCGTGCGGCACACCGCAGCCGAGGACTTCCACGCCCGGCGTGGTGAAGATCGCGTCGATCCGCTGATGCGGGTCACGGGGCGTGGAGGTGAGCTCCCCGCCCCACGGCCGGGCCGCCCAGGCATCGGTGAGCGCCCCCGCCAGCCGCCGGAAGCTCCCGCCGTCCGGCCGCTCGTTGAGGTCGCCGCCGGCCACGGCGTGCGGCACGCCGAGGGCCGCCAGCCGCTCCAGCAGCAGCCCGGCCTGCGCGTCACGCTCCCGGGCGGCGAGGCTGAGATGGCAGCTGAGCACGCCGAGCCGGGCACCGCCGATCCGCACCACGGCGGTGGCGAAACCGCGCTGGTGCAGGCCGGGGGTGCGGGGCAGCAGGATGTCCTCCGTGCGCTCCACCCGGGCGCGCAGGGTGGACAGGATCATCGGTCCGGCGGCGGTGGCGCCGCCGGTGACGTACACCAGACCGGCCGCGCGGGCCAGCTTCTCGGCGGCCTTGCGCCAGCGGAAGAACCGCGGCGCCTCCTGGATCAGCACGAGATCGGGAGCGCAGGCCCGGATGACCCTGGCCAGCGCCGCCCGGTCGTCGCGCATCGAGCGGATGTTGTAGCTGAGCACCCGGATCACGGCCGTACCGTCCGGCTCGGTACGGGAGTCGGGAAGCCGGAGCACGGCGGCGGGTCCTCTCACCGGGATCGTCACGCGGGCCAACATAGAGCACCGCCCGCCGCACCCCTGGGGGACGCGGCGGGCGGTGCCGTACGGATGAGCAGGCGTGCGGGCCCGCGGGCCCTCAGCCCTGGCGCGCCAGGTCAGCCGCGCCGACCAGACCGGCTTTGCCGCCGAGCTGGGCGGCGAGCACCTGGGCGTGCGGCCGCCACTGGTTGCCGACCAGCCAGCGGCGGAAGGACTTGCGGATCGGCCCCAGGACCAGCTCGCCCTCGTCCGAGACGCCGCCGCCGACGATGAAGGCGGACGGGTCGAAGAGCGAGGCGAGGTCGGCGAGGCCGGCGCCGGCCCAGCGGGCCAGCTCACGGAACGAGTCGATGGCGACCGGGTCGCCCTGGCGGGCGGCCTCGCTGACGTGCCGCCCCTGGATGCCCTCGGAGGTGCCGTCGCCGAGCGACAGCAGGATCTGGGCGTTCTCGGGGGTGGCGAACGCGCGCTGGCGGGCGTAGCGCAGCAGGGCGCGCCCGGAGGCGTACTGCTCCCAGCAGCCCTGGTTTCCGCAGCCGCAGAGCAGACCGTCGGGCACCACCCGGATGTGCCCGAATTCCGCGGCGACGCCGAAACGGCCGCGGCGCAGCTTGTTGCCGATGATGATGCCGCCGCCCAGGCCGGTGCCGAGGGTGATGCAGATGACGTCGCTGTGGCCCTGGCCGGCGCCGAACTTGTACTCGCCCCAGGCCGCGGCGTTGGCGTCGTTCTCGACGACCACGGGGAGGCCGACACGCTGCTCGACCTTGTCCTTGAGCGGTTCGTGGCGCCAGTCGATGTTCGGTGCGAACAGGACCGTGGCGCGCTTCTCGTCGACATAGCCGGCGGCACCGATGCCGACGGCCTCGACACGGTGGCCGGCCCCGACGGTCCGCACCGCGTCCGCGATGGCCTCGGTCAGCGCTGCGGTGGCATGCGGAGTCGGAACCTTGCACGTCTCAAGGATCGAGCCCTCTTCGTCGACCACGCCGGCCGCGATCTTCGTGCCGCCGATGTCGACGCCGATGGTGAGTCCCATGTGTCCCTCAGTTTTTCGCTCGAACCCCGCCAGGCCCCACCGTACCGGAGGCGGGGGCGCCGACCGCGCCCGTCGAGCGGCGGGCCGGGCGGCCGCCCCGTGGTGCGAGGCTGCGGGGACTCAGTCGAGGTCGATCCGCTCGGTGCCGGTGGGGCCGTCGTCGTCGCGGGGGTCGTCGCCGCGGCGGGCGGCGGGGCCGTCGTCGAGGTCGTCACGGGTCCAGCGGCGTTCGCTGCTCTCGACGGCGGAGCGGTAGGCGGCGAGGAGTTCGGAGCCGGCCGCGGCGAGGTGGTCGAAGAGGTCGGGGTTGCGCTCGATGACCGGCTCGACGGCCGCCTTGGCCTGCTTGAACAGCTGGCTGACGGCGCCCTGCGCCGCGATGCCGCCGAGCGCGCCGGGCAGCTGGATGCCGGAAAGCTTGTCGGTCACCGCGTCGGCGAGCTTGCGCAGCTCCTCCGCCGCGCTGCCCGGCTGCGGGCCGTGGGCGGCACGGTGCCGGGCCTTCTCCGCCGCAAGGTCCTCGGCGCAGGCCGTCTCCCAGGCGTCGGCATCGGGCTCGGCCCTGCGGTCGGCGGGGCGCTCGGTGGCATCACTCATGAGGAACTCCGTGACTCCTGCGGCGAAGCGGTACGGCGAAGGGGTGCGAGGCACCCCGGGTGGGGCCCACCTTCGACGGTACCCGAACGGTGGTAGCGCGTTCAGTCGCTCTTGGGCCACAGGTCCGGATCGGGGGTGAAGCGGATCTCCAGGGAGCCGTCGCGCAGTCCGGCGCCGGAGACCGTGCAGCGGCGCAGCGCGGAGGGGAGCGTACGGATCCGCCGGAAGCGGCCGACGCTGACCACGATCTCGTCGCCGCGGCGCACCAGGCCGAGGCCCTTGCGTTCGGCGCCGGGCAGCGGCACCCGCCAGACGAGGATGCCGTCGGTGGCCAGCCGGTCCTCGACGGTCCAGGGGTCGGGGCGGGGCCCGTCGTCGGGTCCCTCGGTGCCGATCCGGGCGGCCGGCCCGTCGATCAGCTCGTCCAGCTCGTCGACGCCCTGCGGGTCGCGGCCCAGGTGCGCCACCTCGTGGACCGGGAGGTCGGGGAACTCCTCGCGCAGCGCCTTGAGGGCGCTCTGCTGGCTGCCGGAGAGCGCGGCGAGGAACGGGTCGGCCGAGCCGGTGGGCAGCAGCCGGTTGACGACCACACCGTCGGTGCGCCGGCCGTGCAGCGCCAGGCCGGCGCGGATGGTGCGCAGGTTGGCGGCGGCGACCGGTCCGGCGTCGGTGACCAGGCGTACGGACGTGCCGGGGTCGTCGATCGCCCGCTGGACGGCGGCGAGTTCGCTCTCCCAGCGCTCGGCGGCGTCGTAGAGCTTCTGGGCCGGCATCGGGACACCGGCGAGCTGGGCGAGCACCGGACGCAGGGCGCGGGCCGCCTGGCGTTCGGGCGGCAGCAGGCGGCGCAGATAGCGGCGCACCTGGGCCGGCAGGGCGAGCAGCCGGATCGTTTCGGCGGCCGAGGGCATGTCGACGACGACCATGTCCCAGTCGCCCGAGGCGTGTTCGGCACGCAGCGCGTGCAGCAGCGCGAAGTCCTCACAGCCGGGGAGTTCGGTGAGCTCGTCCTCGTCGAGGGGGCTGGCGCCGAGCAGGTCGAGGGCCGCGCCGGCCCGCTCCTGGAAGGCGAGGAATTCCTGGCGGAAGCGGTCCCCGGGGTCGATCCGCAGGGCGTGCAGGCCCGGCGCTATCGGGGTGGGGGCGTCGGCACCGAGGGGGGTGCCGAGCACCGCCTCCGGGGCGCTGCTCTCGGTGGTGAGCAGGAGCGCCCGCGCGCCCCGGCGGGCGCCGGCCAGGGCGGTCGCGGCGGCGAGCGTGGTGCGGCCCGCGCCGCCGGGGCCCGTGACGAGGACGGTGCGCACGCTCAGAGCTTCTTGGCCTCGTCGGCGGACCCGGCGGCGTGGTCGGACCCTGCGGCGTGCTCGGCGGGACCGCTCTCGACGCGCTTCTTCAGCCCGGCCAGCGCGCGGTCGATGATGACCTTCTCCGCCTTGCGCTTGATCATCCCGAGCATGGGGATCTTGACGTCGACGGTGAGCTGGTAGGTCACCTCGGTGCGCGCGCCGTTGCCCAGCGCGGCCAGGCGGTAGGAACCGTCGAGGGCGCGCAGCATCTGCGACTTGACCAGGGACCAGCTGACCTCCCTCTCCCCGGTCCAGGTGTAGGCGAGGGTGTGGTCGTCCTTGATCGCTCCGGCGTCCAGCAGCAGGCGCACCTGCGCGGCGCGGCCGTGGTCGTCCTTCTCCAGGACCTCCGCCTCCTTGACCTCGCCGGTCCATTCCGGGTAGCGGTCAAAGTCGGCGATCACTCCCATCACTTCGGCGGGTGCCGCCTCGATCGTGATGCTCGAGCTGGTGTGTTCGGCCATCGCCGTGACTCCTCCATCATGCCGATTCATGCCGGTCCGCCGACCTTCCCCGAGCTCTCGGCTCCTCCCCCGCTCCCGGCTTCGCCTGAGCGGTGGCGCCCCCATGAGCCGGGGAGACCCCTTGCGCGGTGTCTGTGCTGCTACCGGCTCTGAGGCTACCGCGCGGGAACCCGCGGGCGGACACCAGCAGGCCCGGCACGACGGGGCGGGGCGCCTCCCGGCCGCCCGCCACCGGGTTCACGACCGGGGGCCGCCGGGGTCCGCGACCCGGGACGGCCCGGGTTCACGCCCCGGTACGGCCGGTCTCACCACTCCATGACATAGGGCGTCCCGGTCGCATTGAAATGGCCGACATTGATGCATTCCGTGGCCCCGACCCGGACCCGGTGGGCAAGCGGCTGGTGCACATGGCCGAAGAGGGCGTAGCGCGGCCGGGTGGTGCGGATGGCGTGCAGCAGGGCGGTGCTGCCGCGCTCGAAGCGGCGGGCGACGGTGTCGTAGCAGAGCTCGGGGACCTCGGGCGGGATGTGGCTGCACAGCACGTCCACCTCGCCGACCGCCTCGACCTTCGCGGCGAACTCCTCGTCGCTGATCTCGTAAGGGGTCCGCATCGGCGTGCTCAAGCCGCCGCCGACGAAGCCGAAGACCCGGCCGCCGATCTCCACCCGCTGGCCGTCCAGGACGGTGACGCCGTCTCCCGCGTACTCGGGCCACAGGCGCGGGATGTCGACGTTGCCGTAGGTGGCGTA
This portion of the Streptomyces sp. 2114.4 genome encodes:
- a CDS encoding 6-phosphofructokinase, translating into MRVGVLTGGGDCPGLNAVIRGIVRKGTQEYGYEFVGFRDGWRGPLEGDTVPLDIPAVRGILPRGGTILGSSRTNPFKEKDGVRRIRETLAKQEVEALIAIGGEDTLGVAARLCGEHAVPCVGVPKTIDNDLSATDYTFGFDTAVGVATEAIDRLHTTAESHMRVLVVEVMGRHAGWIALHSGLAGGANVILIPEQRFDVEQVCRWIDSRFKVRYAPIVVVAEGAMPKDGQMVLKDDSTDSFGHVRLSGVGEWLAKEIEARTGKEARTTVLGHTQRGGTPSAFDRWLATRFGLHAIDAVRDGDFGKMVALRGTDIVRVPIAEATARLKTVDPARYAEVGVFFG
- a CDS encoding response regulator transcription factor; amino-acid sequence: MVVDDHPMWRDAVARDLAEAGCEVVATAGDGLQAVRRAQAAGPDVLVLDLNLPGLPGVRVCQELVGANPALRVLVLSASGEHADVLEAVKSGATGYLLKSASTDELLDAVRRTAAGDAVFTPGLAGLVLGEYRRLATEPAPAAPDEVGAPQLTDRETEVLRLVAKGLSYKQIAERLVISHRTVQNHVQNTLGKLQLHNRVELVRYAIERGLDEG
- the macS gene encoding MacS family sensor histidine kinase gives rise to the protein MAARRHGKRPPKVLRMSVELPLWRALTGYRILTLVYTLCLVALSYRQYAHPLGAAAYMGALTVWTALTWQRTTSAERCTRHFLVADLGFAIGGILLTLVVDTHARIMGGGPTLPSIWTAGAVLGFAIKGGWRWAAVASTIVAVANLVERQELARDTIHNVVLVWVASVGLGYVVEVARSSERTLARALQIEAATRERERLARDIHDSVLQVLAMVQRRGAEIGGEASELGRMAGEQEVALRTLVAGGLVPPPALRALVPHQAGERAEEPAAASAVAVPAPPGDGPCDVRALLAPYAGAGVTFSEPGAPVALPPAAAAELAAAVSATLDNVRVHAGAKAHAWILVEDEPHAVIVTVRDDGPGIPEGRLADAEREGRLGVALSIRGRLRDLGGSAEWISVPGQGTEVELTVPKGAAPEGGKRGKGGA
- a CDS encoding 1-acyl-sn-glycerol-3-phosphate acyltransferase translates to MKFSIGGSLKLAFRPWVEGIENIPAEGPAILASNHLSFSDSFFLPAVLDRKVTFIAKSEYFTSPGVKGKLTAAFFKGVGQLPVDRSGGRGAGEAAIKSGIEVLERGELFGIYPEGTRSPDGRLYRGKPGGLARVALATGAPVIPVAMIDTEKVQPPGKIVPKMIRPGIRIGKPLDFTRYQGMEGDRFILRSVTDEVMYEIMKLSGQEYVDIYATAAKRQIADAAKAEAAQAEAQKKAEAERAKKAAAE
- a CDS encoding carboxylesterase, with product MPLLPGAEPFRRDGGEVGVLVCHGFTGSPQSVRPWAEYLADQGLTVSLPLLPGHGTRWQDLQITTWQDWYAEVDRELRALTERCTSVFVCGLSMGGALALRLAAKHGDAISGVAVVNPANKVHDAAGPLLPVLRHLVRTTKGLTSDIAKPGAEEVGYDRVPLHAAYSVRRFFQQVDSELPGVTQPLLVMTSPQDHVVPPADSERILSRVSSTDVRQTLLERSFHVATLDHDAEQIFRETAAFITRLAPARRADAASEGTAASGGA
- a CDS encoding endonuclease/exonuclease/phosphatase family protein translates to MLRLPDSRTEPDGTAVIRVLSYNIRSMRDDRAALARVIRACAPDLVLIQEAPRFFRWRKAAEKLARAAGLVYVTGGATAAGPMILSTLRARVERTEDILLPRTPGLHQRGFATAVVRIGGARLGVLSCHLSLAARERDAQAGLLLERLAALGVPHAVAGGDLNERPDGGSFRRLAGALTDAWAARPWGGELTSTPRDPHQRIDAIFTTPGVEVLGCGVPHGLPGVRESDLTAATDHLPVLAALRVPAGG
- a CDS encoding ROK family glucokinase, whose protein sequence is MGLTIGVDIGGTKIAAGVVDEEGSILETCKVPTPHATAALTEAIADAVRTVGAGHRVEAVGIGAAGYVDEKRATVLFAPNIDWRHEPLKDKVEQRVGLPVVVENDANAAAWGEYKFGAGQGHSDVICITLGTGLGGGIIIGNKLRRGRFGVAAEFGHIRVVPDGLLCGCGNQGCWEQYASGRALLRYARQRAFATPENAQILLSLGDGTSEGIQGRHVSEAARQGDPVAIDSFRELARWAGAGLADLASLFDPSAFIVGGGVSDEGELVLGPIRKSFRRWLVGNQWRPHAQVLAAQLGGKAGLVGAADLARQG
- a CDS encoding DUF5304 domain-containing protein is translated as MSDATERPADRRAEPDADAWETACAEDLAAEKARHRAAHGPQPGSAAEELRKLADAVTDKLSGIQLPGALGGIAAQGAVSQLFKQAKAAVEPVIERNPDLFDHLAAAGSELLAAYRSAVESSERRWTRDDLDDGPAARRGDDPRDDDGPTGTERIDLD
- a CDS encoding ArsA family ATPase: MRTVLVTGPGGAGRTTLAAATALAGARRGARALLLTTESSAPEAVLGTPLGADAPTPIAPGLHALRIDPGDRFRQEFLAFQERAGAALDLLGASPLDEDELTELPGCEDFALLHALRAEHASGDWDMVVVDMPSAAETIRLLALPAQVRRYLRRLLPPERQAARALRPVLAQLAGVPMPAQKLYDAAERWESELAAVQRAIDDPGTSVRLVTDAGPVAAANLRTIRAGLALHGRRTDGVVVNRLLPTGSADPFLAALSGSQQSALKALREEFPDLPVHEVAHLGRDPQGVDELDELIDGPAARIGTEGPDDGPRPDPWTVEDRLATDGILVWRVPLPGAERKGLGLVRRGDEIVVSVGRFRRIRTLPSALRRCTVSGAGLRDGSLEIRFTPDPDLWPKSD
- a CDS encoding SRPBCC family protein; the protein is MAEHTSSSITIEAAPAEVMGVIADFDRYPEWTGEVKEAEVLEKDDHGRAAQVRLLLDAGAIKDDHTLAYTWTGEREVSWSLVKSQMLRALDGSYRLAALGNGARTEVTYQLTVDVKIPMLGMIKRKAEKVIIDRALAGLKKRVESGPAEHAAGSDHAAGSADEAKKL
- a CDS encoding metallophosphoesterase, translating into MRVHVVSDVHGNSRDLAAAGTGADALLCLGDLVLFLDYADHSRGIFPDLFGAGNASALVELRTARRFEEARALGRRLWGELDATGASRESVIEGAVRKQYAELFAAFPSPTYATYGNVDIPRLWPEYAGDGVTVLDGQRVEIGGRVFGFVGGGLSTPMRTPYEISDEEFAAKVEAVGEVDVLCSHIPPEVPELCYDTVARRFERGSTALLHAIRTTRPRYALFGHVHQPLAHRVRVGATECINVGHFNATGTPYVMEW